From Lolium perenne isolate Kyuss_39 chromosome 5, Kyuss_2.0, whole genome shotgun sequence, a single genomic window includes:
- the LOC127298477 gene encoding pathogenesis-related 5 protein Cup a 3, which produces MHTASTAASQQPIGRTATTQAMASSRVLQQIALLLLVAAAATHAATITVVNKCSYTVWPAALPGGGVRLDPGQTWPLTMPAGTAAARVWPRTGCTFNGSGVGRCITGDCAGKLACALSGEQPTTIAEYTLGNGDPDFFDLSLVDGFNVPMRFQPLDGAPCRAASCSVDITKECLPELKVAGGCASSCGKFGGDTYCCRGQFAVNCPPTNYSMFFKSKCPDAYSYAKDDKTSTFTCPTGTNYQIVLCP; this is translated from the coding sequence ATGCACACTGCCAGCACAGCAGCAAGCCAGCAGCCAATAGGAAGAACAGCAACGACACAAGCCATGGCGTCCTCTCGCGTCCTCCAACAGATCGCTCTTCTTCTCCTGGTAGCTGCCGCTGCCACCCACGCGGCCACCATCACCGTCGTGAACAAGTGCTCCTACACAGTCTGGCCTGCCGCGCTCCCGGGCGGCGGCGTGCGGCTCGACCCGGGCCAGACGTGGCCTCTCACCATGCCGGCCGGCACCGCAGCCGCCAGGGTGTGGCCGCGCACGGGGTGCACCTTCAACGGCAGCGGCGTTGGCCGCTGCATCACCGGCGACTGCGCCGGCAAGCTGGCCTGCGCCCTCTCCGGCGAGCAGCCGACAACAATTGCAGAGTACACGCTGGGGAACGGGGACCCGGACTTCTTCGACCTGTCCCTCGTCGACGGGTTCAACGTGCCGATGAGGTTCCAGCCCCTAGACGGCGCTCCGTGCCGTGCCGCCAGCTGCTCCGTGGACATCACGAAGGAGTGCCTGCCGGAGCTGAAGGTCGCCGGAGGGTGCGCCAGCTCCTGCGGCAAGTTCGGCGGGGACACCTACTGCTGCAGGGGCCAGTTCGCGGTCAACTGCCCGCCGACCAACTACTCGATGTTCTTCAAGAGCAAGTGCCCCGACGCATACAGCTATGCCAAGGACGATAAAACAAGCACATTCACCTGCCCGACAGGAACCAACTACCAAATCGTGCTCTGCCCTTAG